The proteins below are encoded in one region of Silene latifolia isolate original U9 population chromosome 2, ASM4854445v1, whole genome shotgun sequence:
- the LOC141642123 gene encoding DEAD-box ATP-dependent RNA helicase 10-like, translating to MEEENHEQSKSFKELGVCDALVEACTALGWTRPTKIQCDSIPHALQGKDIIGLAKTGSGKTAAFALPIIQALLEAKTATSFFGLVLAPTRELAIQIADQFEALGSGISLKTAVLIGGVDMNQQQLALGKRPHIVVATPGRLMDHLTNTKGFSLRTLKYLVLDEADRLLNKEFEKSLDDILEVIPPERRTYLFSATMTKKVKKLQRACLKNPVKIESASKYSTVDTLKQQFCFIPAEYKDCYLLYVLMELSGSSIVFTRTCDTTQVVALMLRNLGLRAVPINGDMTQAKRLGALNRFKAGDCNILIATDVCSRGLDIPSVDMVINYDIPSDSKAYMHRVGRTARAGRTGVAISLVNQYEIEWFIQIENLIGEKLPKHPAEEEEVLVLLERVTEAKRIAQMKIKGSGGPKRKGRGYEEGEEIQKYLDKQHSRKSNKQQRRR from the exons ATGGAAGAAGAAAACCATGAACAATCGAAATCATTCAAAGAGCTTGGAGTTTGCGACGCTTTAGTCGAAGCTTGTACCGCATTAGGGTGGACTCGTCCTACCAAAATTCAATGTGATTCCATCCCTCATGCTCTTCAAG GAAAGGATATAATTGGGCTTGCTAAAACTGGTTCTGGTAAAACTGCGGCTTTTGCCTTGCCGATAATTCAGGCATTACTGGAGGCAAAGACAGCTACTTCCTTCTTTGGTCTCGTACTTGCTCCAACCCG AGAGCTTGCAATTCAAATTGCTGATCAGTTTGAAGCATTAGGATCTGGCATTAGCTTAAAAACTGCAGTG CTTATTGGAGGAGTGGACATGAATCAACAACAGCTTGCCCTTGGTAAAAGGCCTCACATCGTA GTTGCAACGCCTGGACGTCTTATGGATCATTTAACTAATACCAAGGGGTTCTCACTTCGAACTTTAAAGTATCTG GTATTGGATGAGGCTGATAGATTATTGAACAAGGAATTTGAAAAATCACTTGATGATATTTTAGAAGTAATCCCCCCAGAAAGGCgaacttatttattttccgcaACCATGACCAAAAAG GTTAAGAAGCTCCAAAGAGCCTGTCTAAAAAATCCTGTGAAG ATTGAATCGGCTTCTAAATATTCTACTGTGGATACTCTAAAGCAGCAATTTTGTTTTATTCCTGCAGAATATAAG GATTGCTATCTTCTGTATGTTCTAATGGAGCTATCGGGGAGTTCAATTGTTTTCACTCGTACATGCGATACAACTCAAGTTGTGGCGTTGATGCTCCGCAACCTTGGTTTAAGAGCTGTTCCTATCAATGGCGACATGACTCAG GCGAAAAGACTTGGAGCATTAAACAGGTTCAAAGCTGGAGACTGCAATATTCTCATCGCTACTGATGTATGCAGTCGAGGTCTTGATATACCTTCGGTAGATATGGTCATAAATTATGATATTCCATCTGATTCCAAG GCTTATATGCATCGTGTAGGAAGAACTGCTCGTGCTGGAAGAACTGGAGTTGCTATTTCATTAGTCAATCAGTATGAAATTGAGTGGTTTATCCAGATAGAGAACCTGATAG GTGAGAAATTACCGAAACACCCTGCCGAAGAAGAGGAAGTGTTGGTTCTTCTTGAACGTGTAACTGAAGCAAAAAGGATTGCACAGATG AAAATCAAGGGATCTGGAGGGCCGAAGAGGAAAGGTAGGGGATATGAAGAGGGGGAAGAGATTCAAAAATATTTGGACAAACAACATTCTAGAAAATCAAATAAGCAGCAAAGAAGACGATGA
- the LOC141642117 gene encoding O-fucosyltransferase 1, whose translation MRRVGEIGHRRRQLKQWSGGIKAKLLIAAIFVVFCTFLLFSSRSTIHSTTRAQLNPDELWETAPSDGWKPNSAPRSEWPPPPSQTNGYLRVRCNGGLNQQRSAICNAVLAARIMNATLVLPELDANSFWHDDSGFQGIYDVEHFIRTLKYDVQIVENIPETHKNGKIKKLKGHTMHPPRDAPISWYTNVALPLMKEHGAVYMTPFSHRLAEEIDNPEYQRLRCRVNYHALRFKPHIMELSNAIVSRLRAQGHFMAIHLRFEMDMLAFAGCFDIFTPKEQKELMEYRKTNFAPKILVYTDRRLIGKCPLTPEEVGLILRAIGFDNTTRIYLAAGELYGGERFMKPFRSLFPHLENHSTVDTTGQLAKNTRGLVGSAVDYMVCLLADVFMPTYDGPSNFANNLLGHRLYYGFRTVIKPDRKALAPIFIDREEGRGSGFEEAVRRAMLKTSFGGPHKRISPESFYTNSWPECFCQMSPKNPADKCPPENTMQILHSQFQGAGLDDLTVTKSNVTDGSDK comes from the exons ATGAGAAG GGTTGGAGAAATCGGACATAGAAGACGGCAATTGAAGCAATGGAGTGGAGGAATCAAAGCTAAGCTTTTGATTGCCGCCATTTTCGTTGTTTTTTGCACTTTCTTATTGTTTTCTTCTAGGTCTACTATTCATTCTACTACTAGAGCTCAG CTCAATCCTGATGAACTTTGGGAAACTGCTCCTTCTGATGGCTGGAAGCCAAATTCGGCTCCTCGTTCTGAATGGCCTC CCCCTCCAAGTCAAACTAATGGATATTTGCGCGTTCGCTGTAATGGTGGTTTAAATCAGCAAAGAAGTGCG ATCTGCAATGCTGTCCTTGCTGCACGGATCATGAATGCGACTCTCGTACTGCCCGAATTGGATGCAAATTCCTTTTGGCATGACGACAG TGGCTTTCAAGGTATCTATGATGTGGAGCATTTCATCAGAACTCTGAAATATGATGTGCAAATTGTAGAAAACATTCCAGAGACCCACAAGAATGGTAAAATCAAGAAATTGAAAGGACACACG ATGCATCCTCCTAGAGATGCTCCAATCAGTTGGTATACAAATGTTGCTTTGCCGTTGATGAAAGAACATGGTGCTGTTTATATGACTCCTTTCTCCCATCGGCTGGCTGAGGAAATTGACAATCCTGAATATCAGAGGTTAAGATGCAGAGTCAATTATCATGCACTCAGATTTAAACCACACATTATGGAGCTGAGTAACGCAATAGTGAGTAGACTACGTGCACAAGGCCACTTCATGGCTATACACCTTCGTTTTGAGATGGATATGCTGGCATTTGCTGG ATGTTTCGATATTTTCACACCTAAGGAGCAGAAAGAATTGATGGAGTACCGGAAGACAAACTTTGCTCCTAAAATACTTGTGTACACGGATAGAAGATTAATTGGGAAATGTCCTTTGACTCCAGAAGAG GTTGGTCTTATTCTCCGTGCAATCGGTTTCGATAACACCACTAGGATCTATCTTGCAGCTGGTGAACTATATGGTGGTGAACGCTTCATGAAACCTTTTAGGTCTCTTTTTCCTCATCTTGAGAACCATAGCACTGTTGATACCACAGGGCAGCTAGCAAAGAACACGAGAGGATTGGTCGGATCGGCGGTTGATTACATGGTATGTCTTCTAGCTGATGTTTTCATGCCCACTTATGATGGCCCAAGCAACTTTGCCAACAATCTCTTGGGGCACCGTCTTTACTATGGGTTTAGAACGGTAATCAAGCCTGATCGGAAAGCTCTTGCCCCAATCTTCATCGATCGGGAAGAAGGGCGGGGAAGTGGGTTTGAAGAAGCAGTAAGGCGTGCAATGCTGAAGACGAGCTTTGGTGGTCCCCACAAAAGAATATCGCCAGAATCTTTCTACACAAACTCCTGGCCTGAATGCTTTTGTCAGATGTCACCCAAGAATCCTGCCGATAAATGCCCGCCAGAAAACACGATGCAAATACTGCATAGCCAGTTCCAGGGTGCGGGTCTCGATGATTTGACAGTTACTAAATCGAATGTGACAGATGGATCTGATAAATGA